From Microbacterium sp. LWH11-1.2, one genomic window encodes:
- a CDS encoding amidohydrolase family protein, whose translation MAHDDTTHGETTGGFDKTPGWLDWYDGPSAPRFRMPDGAVDAHCHVFGPGAEFPYAPERKYTPCDASADQLFALRDRLGFDRNVIVQATCHGADNSALVDALLRSEGRARGVATARRDVSDEQLAELHEAGVRGVRFNFVKRLVDRVPTDALEDIVAKIAPLGWHVVIYFEAEDLPELYNFFSRIPTDIVVDHMGRPDVSKDPDGPEFELFLRFLRENDNVWTKVSCPERLSISGPRALDGEQHAYTDVVPFARRVVEEFPDRVLWGTDWPHPNLKDHMPDDGLLVDYIPQIATTPELQRRLLVDNPRRLYWGESASDEGA comes from the coding sequence ATGGCGCACGACGACACTACACACGGAGAGACGACGGGCGGGTTCGACAAGACTCCAGGATGGCTCGACTGGTACGACGGGCCCTCTGCTCCGCGCTTCCGGATGCCGGACGGCGCGGTCGACGCGCACTGCCATGTCTTCGGCCCGGGAGCCGAGTTCCCGTACGCGCCCGAGCGCAAGTACACCCCGTGCGACGCGTCCGCCGACCAGCTCTTCGCGCTGCGCGACCGGCTCGGCTTCGACCGCAACGTGATCGTGCAGGCGACGTGCCATGGCGCCGACAACAGCGCCCTTGTCGATGCGCTGCTTCGCAGTGAGGGGCGCGCGCGTGGCGTCGCAACCGCCCGCCGCGACGTGTCCGACGAGCAGCTCGCGGAGCTGCATGAGGCGGGTGTGCGCGGAGTGCGCTTCAACTTCGTCAAGCGGCTCGTCGACCGGGTTCCCACCGACGCCCTCGAGGACATCGTCGCGAAGATCGCCCCTCTCGGCTGGCACGTCGTCATCTACTTCGAGGCCGAAGACCTTCCCGAGCTCTACAACTTCTTCTCCCGCATCCCGACGGACATCGTCGTCGACCACATGGGGCGCCCGGATGTCTCGAAGGACCCGGATGGGCCCGAGTTCGAGCTCTTCCTCCGCTTCCTGCGCGAGAACGACAACGTGTGGACCAAGGTGTCGTGCCCAGAGCGGCTCAGCATCAGCGGTCCGCGCGCTCTCGACGGCGAGCAGCACGCGTACACAGACGTCGTGCCGTTCGCCCGACGCGTGGTCGAGGAGTTCCCCGATCGTGTGCTCTGGGGCACCGACTGGCCCCATCCCAACCTCAAGGACCACATGCCCGACGACGGGCTGCTGGTCGACTACATCCCGCAGATCGCGACGACCCCCGAGCTCCAGCGGAGGCTCCTGGTCGACAACCCGCGCCGTCTCTACTGGGGCGAGTCCGCGAGCGACGAAGGAGCATGA
- the ligK gene encoding 4-carboxy-4-hydroxy-2-oxoadipate aldolase/oxaloacetate decarboxylase, with the protein MRLNDLGIVRTRIERPDPDDVARLSEFGVATIHEAMGRVGLMRPYIRPAYHGATLCGPAVTVLLQPGDNWMFHVAAEQVQEGDVIVAGCTTESEDGFFGELLATSLTARGCKGLVIDGGVRDVADLERMDFPVFSRAINSKGTVKATLGSVNVPVVAANALVNPGDVVVADVDGVVVVPRALVGAVADASRAREDNEESKRRQFREGVLGLDLYGMRAPLATAGLEYVED; encoded by the coding sequence ATGCGACTCAACGACCTCGGCATCGTCCGCACCCGTATCGAGCGCCCCGACCCCGACGACGTCGCCAGGCTGTCGGAGTTCGGCGTCGCGACCATCCACGAGGCCATGGGCCGAGTGGGGCTCATGCGTCCCTACATCCGCCCCGCATACCACGGCGCGACGCTGTGCGGTCCGGCCGTCACCGTGCTGTTGCAGCCGGGCGACAACTGGATGTTCCACGTCGCAGCGGAGCAGGTGCAAGAGGGAGACGTGATCGTCGCGGGCTGCACGACTGAGAGCGAGGACGGCTTCTTCGGCGAGCTGCTGGCGACCTCGCTCACCGCCCGCGGCTGCAAGGGCCTCGTGATCGATGGCGGTGTGCGTGACGTCGCCGACCTCGAGCGCATGGACTTCCCGGTCTTCTCGCGCGCGATCAACTCCAAGGGCACGGTCAAGGCGACGCTCGGCTCGGTCAACGTGCCGGTCGTCGCGGCCAACGCGCTCGTGAACCCCGGCGACGTGGTCGTCGCCGACGTCGACGGGGTGGTCGTCGTGCCGCGCGCGCTCGTCGGGGCAGTGGCAGACGCGAGCCGTGCACGTGAGGACAACGAAGAGTCGAAGCGCCGACAGTTCCGCGAGGGCGTCCTCGGTCTCGATCTCTACGGGATGCGCGCTCCGCTCGCGACAGCCGGCCTGGAGTACGTGGAGGACTGA
- a CDS encoding amidohydrolase family protein produces the protein MIIDIHGHYTTAPTALGAWRELQITFAEREGEAPDPAALRITDDEIRETIQANQLRLMNDRGSDITVFSPRASFMAHHIGDLAVSETWARICNDLVARVAQLFPDRFLPGAMLPQSPGVDPRTTVAELTRAVEDLGAVTVNINPDPSGGRWSAPALTDRSWYPVYEKLVEYEIPAMVHVSTTCRPDVFHTTGDHYLGADTTAVMQLIRGDLFRDFPDLKLVIPHGGGAVPYHWGRFRGLAMALGKPELEEHLLDNVFFDTCVYHQPGIDLLTQVVPARNILFASEMIGAVRDTDPRTGHHFDDTKRYVDATPNLTDVERFAVFEGNARRVYPRLDRALTARGL, from the coding sequence GTGATCATCGACATCCACGGCCATTACACGACCGCCCCTACCGCGCTGGGGGCGTGGCGCGAGCTGCAGATAACCTTCGCCGAGAGAGAGGGCGAGGCTCCGGATCCCGCCGCTCTCCGGATCACCGATGACGAGATCCGCGAGACGATCCAGGCGAATCAGCTGCGCCTCATGAACGACCGCGGGAGCGACATCACCGTCTTCAGCCCTCGTGCCTCATTCATGGCGCACCATATCGGCGACCTCGCCGTGAGCGAGACCTGGGCCCGCATCTGCAACGACCTCGTCGCCAGGGTCGCCCAGCTCTTCCCCGACCGGTTCCTTCCCGGCGCGATGCTGCCGCAGTCGCCCGGCGTCGACCCCCGCACGACCGTCGCCGAACTCACCCGTGCTGTCGAGGATCTCGGCGCGGTCACCGTCAACATCAACCCCGACCCGTCGGGAGGGAGATGGTCGGCGCCAGCGCTGACCGATCGCTCCTGGTACCCGGTCTACGAGAAGCTCGTGGAGTACGAGATCCCGGCGATGGTGCATGTGAGCACCACCTGTCGGCCAGACGTGTTCCACACCACGGGTGACCACTACCTCGGTGCCGACACCACCGCGGTGATGCAGCTCATCAGGGGCGACCTGTTCCGCGACTTCCCCGACCTCAAGCTCGTCATCCCTCATGGCGGAGGTGCGGTCCCGTACCACTGGGGTCGCTTCCGCGGGCTCGCGATGGCGCTGGGCAAGCCCGAGCTCGAGGAGCACCTGTTGGACAACGTCTTCTTCGACACGTGTGTCTACCACCAGCCGGGCATCGACCTCCTGACGCAGGTGGTCCCCGCGCGCAACATCCTCTTCGCGAGCGAGATGATCGGCGCGGTACGCGACACGGATCCGCGCACCGGCCACCATTTCGACGACACCAAGCGGTACGTCGACGCGACCCCGAACCTCACCGACGTCGAACGCTTCGCGGTCTTCGAGGGCAACGCGCGCCGCGTGTACCCGCGCCTCGACCGTGCCCTGACCGCACGCGGGCTGTGA
- a CDS encoding LysR family transcriptional regulator, with protein sequence MGTVDLNQLRTFVVLYELRSVTGTAERLHVTQPTVSYTLRRLRERFGDDLFRREGHDMVPTARATALFGPLHEALAQIDSTVDSDADFEPTGFTGALALGLTSIGEQTFLPPIMAALTREDARPRITVERLDADQVEDGLTRGSIDLAMTVSMIGSPRLWRTHVRAVEYVALSSTAHPLPPTAPDMFDGRHFVRVSARGGHVFPHQALIEHGLMPQVVLTVEEYATVPSVVQTTDLVVLLPRHVAEVFCGWFDGLAISDLPWPAQSTPVSLYTRRGAALSPAQRWFRGLVHDAVSTEEYHAARETRD encoded by the coding sequence GTGGGAACCGTCGATCTGAACCAGTTGCGCACGTTCGTCGTGCTCTACGAGTTGCGCAGCGTGACGGGAACGGCCGAGAGGCTGCACGTCACCCAGCCCACCGTGAGTTATACGCTGCGACGGCTGCGCGAGCGATTCGGCGACGACCTCTTCCGGCGCGAGGGGCACGACATGGTGCCCACCGCCCGCGCCACAGCTCTGTTCGGGCCGCTGCACGAAGCGCTCGCCCAGATCGACTCGACAGTCGACTCCGACGCCGACTTCGAGCCGACCGGCTTCACCGGAGCGCTCGCCTTGGGGCTCACGTCGATCGGCGAGCAGACCTTCCTCCCCCCGATCATGGCGGCACTGACGCGCGAGGACGCCCGCCCCCGCATCACGGTCGAGAGACTCGACGCCGACCAGGTGGAGGACGGCCTCACCCGAGGAAGCATCGATCTCGCGATGACGGTGTCAATGATCGGCAGCCCCCGGCTGTGGCGCACGCACGTCCGTGCTGTCGAGTACGTCGCGCTCTCCTCTACGGCTCATCCGCTGCCTCCGACCGCACCGGACATGTTCGACGGCCGGCACTTCGTGCGCGTGTCGGCTCGGGGCGGACACGTGTTCCCGCATCAGGCCCTCATCGAGCACGGTCTCATGCCGCAGGTCGTGCTCACCGTCGAGGAGTACGCCACGGTGCCGTCGGTGGTGCAGACGACCGACCTCGTCGTGCTCCTGCCCCGCCATGTCGCGGAGGTCTTCTGCGGGTGGTTCGACGGCCTGGCTATCAGCGACCTCCCCTGGCCCGCGCAGAGCACACCGGTCTCGCTCTACACCCGCCGCGGGGCCGCGCTCTCGCCGGCGCAGCGGTGGTTCCGCGGCCTCGTGCACGATGCCGTCAGCACCGAGGAGTACCACGCGGCGAGAGAGACGCGCGACTAG
- a CDS encoding IclR family transcriptional regulator: MANSPSGDSMTDRIVRVLDTFAADRTTQTATQIARRANLPPATAHRIVGDLIAAGLLERDEEMRVRLGMRLWELALRGSHALRLRQVALPHMERLQDMIREHTQLAVLEQEEALFLERLSHPDAGANITRIAGRLPLHASSSGLVLLAFAAPELRERVLRGPLRAVSRETITDPSVLRGVLATVRRQGVVIAVGSIEAVSTGVAVPVRERGQVVAALSVVLPRDSRSDPAVAVLKNAAAAIEKDLHPG; encoded by the coding sequence ATGGCGAACTCCCCCTCCGGCGACTCGATGACGGATCGCATCGTGCGGGTCCTCGACACGTTCGCGGCCGACCGGACGACGCAGACGGCGACGCAGATCGCGCGTCGTGCGAATCTGCCGCCGGCGACCGCGCACCGCATCGTGGGAGATCTCATCGCGGCCGGGCTGCTCGAGCGCGATGAGGAGATGCGGGTGCGGCTGGGCATGAGGCTGTGGGAGCTCGCGCTGCGCGGATCGCACGCGCTCCGGCTGCGTCAGGTCGCACTGCCGCACATGGAGCGCCTGCAGGACATGATCCGCGAGCACACCCAGCTCGCCGTGCTGGAGCAGGAGGAGGCGCTGTTCCTCGAACGGCTGTCTCATCCGGACGCCGGCGCCAACATCACCCGGATCGCGGGACGCCTCCCCCTGCACGCATCGTCTTCGGGACTCGTCCTCCTCGCCTTCGCTGCCCCTGAGCTCCGTGAGCGTGTGCTCCGGGGCCCCCTGCGCGCCGTGTCACGTGAGACGATCACCGATCCGTCGGTGCTGCGCGGCGTGCTCGCGACGGTCCGCCGCCAGGGGGTCGTGATCGCGGTGGGATCAATCGAGGCCGTGTCGACCGGCGTCGCGGTGCCAGTGCGGGAGCGCGGTCAAGTGGTGGCCGCCCTTTCCGTCGTGCTGCCCCGCGATTCCCGGAGCGACCCCGCCGTGGCGGTCCTGAAAAACGCAGCGGCAGCCATCGAGAAAGACCTGCACCCCGGCTAG
- a CDS encoding 4-hydroxybenzoate 3-monooxygenase encodes MITSIRTRVAIVGAGPAGLILSHLLAEGGIDSVVIDQRSREEIESTIRAGILEQGTVDLLTRIDPGTRVHTVGHRHDGIELRFQGEGHRIDFPGLVGRSVWLYPQHEVLKDLLELRVHAGQDLRLGVTATRIEGAGTDAPRLIATDADGSAVEIDADFVVGADGSRSVVRPAVTGGTTNGYFREYPFAWFGILCEAPPSADELIYSNSDNGFALISQRSPLVQRMYFQCAPDADAQALSDAEIWSTLQSRVPGTTLQEGRIFQRDVLRFRSFVASELRRGRVALVGDAAHTVPPTGAKGMNLAVADVVLLAEALTSFLGRRDESLIDGYAERALQRIWKAQHFSWWMTSMLHTATDADGFDRRRQLGELRSVVDSEAGRAYLAEAYTGWPAS; translated from the coding sequence ATGATCACCTCGATCCGAACCCGCGTCGCGATCGTCGGAGCCGGGCCGGCCGGCCTCATCCTGTCCCATCTCCTCGCCGAGGGCGGGATCGACTCGGTCGTGATCGACCAGCGCTCACGCGAGGAGATCGAGTCGACCATCCGGGCCGGCATCCTCGAGCAGGGCACCGTCGACCTGCTGACCCGCATCGACCCCGGCACCCGTGTGCACACCGTGGGTCATCGCCACGACGGGATCGAGCTGCGCTTCCAGGGCGAGGGGCATCGCATCGACTTCCCCGGCCTTGTCGGTCGCAGCGTCTGGCTCTACCCGCAGCACGAGGTTCTCAAGGATCTGCTCGAACTGCGCGTGCACGCAGGTCAGGATCTTCGACTAGGCGTCACGGCGACGCGCATCGAGGGAGCTGGGACCGACGCACCACGCCTCATCGCGACCGATGCGGACGGGTCCGCGGTCGAGATCGACGCCGACTTCGTGGTCGGGGCCGACGGCTCCCGCTCGGTCGTGCGCCCGGCGGTCACGGGCGGGACGACAAACGGCTACTTCCGCGAGTACCCCTTCGCGTGGTTCGGCATCCTCTGCGAGGCGCCGCCGAGCGCAGACGAGCTGATCTACAGCAACTCCGACAATGGTTTCGCGCTGATCAGCCAGCGCAGCCCGCTCGTGCAGCGCATGTACTTCCAATGCGCTCCGGACGCCGACGCCCAGGCTCTCAGTGATGCCGAGATCTGGAGCACGCTGCAGTCCCGCGTCCCCGGCACCACCCTGCAGGAGGGGCGCATCTTCCAGCGAGACGTGCTGCGTTTCCGGAGCTTCGTCGCGAGCGAGCTGCGGCGCGGACGTGTGGCCCTCGTCGGCGACGCTGCGCACACCGTGCCTCCCACCGGAGCGAAGGGCATGAACCTCGCCGTCGCCGACGTGGTGCTCCTTGCCGAGGCTCTGACGTCGTTCCTCGGGCGGCGCGACGAGAGCCTCATCGACGGCTACGCGGAGCGGGCGCTCCAGCGCATCTGGAAGGCGCAGCATTTCTCATGGTGGATGACGAGCATGCTCCACACCGCGACGGATGCCGACGGATTCGATCGCCGCCGCCAACTCGGCGAGCTCCGCTCAGTCGTCGACTCCGAGGCGGGGCGCGCCTACCTCGCCGAGGCGTACACAGGATGGCCGGCGTCCTGA
- a CDS encoding M23 family metallopeptidase has product MGIPVLAAAALAKSRTASRIVTAVLAAGVLLMLLVLAPLAVIPFAASGSLVVTGTSTGTTDGPAVNGQWGYPLKGAYSTGRGFGYNPVSGCSYCSTNHKGYDMSQACKSTVYAAGPGTVVVAGSYFGWGNAVMIDHGDGIQTLYGHMLWDSLRVEIGDDVAAGTPLGAEGDTGQSFGCHLHFEVRRAGVAIDPEPFMAALGLPLR; this is encoded by the coding sequence ATGGGCATCCCGGTCCTGGCCGCTGCGGCCCTCGCGAAGTCGAGGACCGCGAGCCGGATCGTGACCGCGGTTCTCGCGGCCGGCGTGTTGCTCATGTTGCTCGTGCTTGCGCCACTCGCAGTGATCCCGTTCGCCGCGTCGGGGTCGCTCGTTGTGACGGGGACGTCGACTGGGACGACGGACGGTCCGGCGGTCAACGGTCAGTGGGGGTACCCGCTGAAGGGTGCGTACAGCACCGGGCGGGGGTTCGGATACAACCCGGTATCGGGCTGCAGTTACTGCTCCACGAATCACAAAGGCTATGACATGTCGCAGGCGTGCAAGAGCACCGTCTACGCGGCCGGTCCCGGGACGGTCGTCGTCGCCGGCTCCTACTTTGGGTGGGGGAACGCCGTGATGATCGACCACGGCGACGGCATCCAGACCCTGTACGGCCACATGCTGTGGGATTCGCTCCGGGTCGAGATCGGCGACGACGTGGCCGCCGGAACCCCGTTGGGCGCGGAGGGAGACACCGGGCAATCGTTCGGATGCCATCTGCATTTCGAGGTCCGTAGGGCCGGTGTCGCGATCGACCCGGAACCTTTCATGGCCGCTCTTGGCCTGCCGCTCAGATGA
- a CDS encoding SCO6880 family protein — MTAEASPDRPVRLPGRSRQGIVLGMDPWQLGFVTAAALVILVFINRFGPFGLLYAAPVYVPLALTAVVTVHGLSAPKMAGLWLMKQVRHVAGATTQTFRPERIQLAGTLNLPGTRASVQLWDVDGVACVYDPRRRTVSVTAELEVQGFLMHDIPERLDLAEQWSRVLASFTQRPGMKRVTLQERTLPTTIRAARTHYDAVVEHRGQDRSSPVAVNYEQVMDDSERFAVAHRNYLTFSLDLFALGAQVKALGGGKTGAQTLAFMETRTLADALTAASIKVRAWLSPRQIAALARVAFDPESASHIQNRDDDHAGVDPAAIGPMYLEEPRGSNHLVRTDSGVHTTLWIHEWPRSDAYVGFVSPIVFARHPHTGEAVTHIFSIVLTPVPLKRALKRVRDDKKIWRGNERMRARRGADGSAADKADWDALEKEEEELVAGNGEFRYGAYLTISARDEEQLDQAVAGMRNALVQAEMEAQVLYCQQAEALLVNALPLGLGMS, encoded by the coding sequence ATGACCGCTGAAGCTTCCCCAGACCGGCCGGTACGGCTACCTGGGCGGTCCCGTCAGGGAATCGTGCTGGGCATGGACCCCTGGCAGCTCGGATTCGTCACAGCCGCTGCCCTCGTGATCCTCGTGTTCATCAACCGCTTCGGACCCTTCGGGCTGCTGTACGCCGCACCTGTATATGTGCCCTTGGCGCTGACGGCGGTGGTGACCGTGCACGGCCTGTCCGCGCCGAAGATGGCCGGCTTGTGGCTGATGAAGCAGGTCCGGCACGTCGCCGGTGCGACGACGCAGACATTCCGTCCTGAGCGGATCCAGCTCGCCGGCACCCTCAATCTCCCCGGCACCCGAGCATCCGTGCAACTGTGGGACGTCGACGGGGTCGCCTGTGTGTATGACCCGCGCCGCCGCACGGTATCGGTCACCGCCGAGCTCGAGGTGCAGGGGTTCCTCATGCACGACATCCCGGAACGGCTGGACCTGGCCGAGCAGTGGTCACGGGTGCTCGCCTCCTTCACCCAACGGCCGGGGATGAAACGCGTCACGCTGCAGGAGCGCACCCTGCCGACCACGATCCGCGCCGCCCGCACGCACTACGACGCGGTCGTCGAGCACCGCGGGCAGGATCGAAGTTCACCTGTGGCCGTCAACTACGAGCAAGTCATGGACGACTCGGAGCGGTTCGCCGTAGCCCACCGCAACTACCTCACCTTCAGCCTCGATCTTTTCGCCCTCGGCGCCCAAGTCAAAGCGCTCGGCGGAGGGAAGACCGGAGCGCAGACCCTCGCGTTCATGGAAACCCGGACCCTCGCTGATGCGCTCACCGCGGCGAGCATCAAAGTCCGCGCCTGGCTCTCGCCGCGGCAGATCGCGGCGCTCGCGAGGGTCGCATTCGACCCGGAGTCCGCATCCCACATCCAGAATCGCGACGACGACCACGCCGGGGTCGATCCGGCCGCGATCGGCCCGATGTATTTGGAAGAACCCCGCGGATCCAACCACCTCGTCCGCACCGACTCCGGCGTGCACACCACCCTGTGGATTCACGAATGGCCGCGCTCAGACGCCTACGTCGGTTTCGTGTCGCCGATCGTGTTCGCCCGCCACCCGCACACCGGGGAAGCCGTCACACACATCTTCTCGATCGTCCTCACCCCGGTGCCGTTGAAGCGGGCGTTGAAGCGGGTCCGCGATGACAAGAAGATCTGGCGCGGTAACGAGCGCATGCGCGCCCGACGCGGCGCGGACGGATCCGCCGCCGACAAGGCCGACTGGGACGCGCTCGAGAAAGAGGAAGAAGAGCTCGTCGCCGGGAACGGCGAGTTCCGGTACGGCGCCTACCTGACCATCAGCGCCCGCGACGAAGAACAACTCGATCAAGCCGTCGCCGGGATGCGCAACGCGCTCGTGCAGGCAGAGATGGAAGCGCAGGTCCTCTACTGTCAGCAGGCCGAAGCGCTCCTGGTCAACGCCTTGCCCCTCGGATTGGGGATGAGCTGA
- a CDS encoding ParA family protein translates to MSIGTTPRAYATVTGATATFTSTDGHREPITAAPGEDIRHLVVQRAAAEAIRSGMTLELVTCGDRGDHRLLVTAAGDISPAPSREAPEEHAASAASATGDPAEPATARRSFIDTTRTDTPSTGWRAVAARAGIRVSESPMQKLKRDAVACVSRHWAGSRLLAVVNGKGGIGKTMSTAMISAVFARYGGGSVLAWDNNDTRGTLGWRTEHGLYDTTIRDLLPAAPELLDPAASVSDIARFVHHQPADRYDVLRSNPELLAADQRIATAEFDLLTRVATHYYRLVIFDSGNDESADRWLRMIDYSHQLIIPTLPSADSAESAALLLEALKNRDEHSADLAANAVVVVTQPEPGSRRESVRIAHAFAGQVRVVGVIPFDPALKSGALRFDALRTRTRDAWILVAANAAIGLD, encoded by the coding sequence ATGAGCATCGGCACCACACCCCGCGCCTATGCGACCGTCACCGGCGCCACGGCGACATTCACCTCAACTGACGGGCACCGCGAGCCGATCACCGCTGCCCCTGGTGAGGACATCCGCCACCTCGTCGTGCAGCGTGCCGCCGCCGAAGCGATCCGCAGCGGGATGACGCTCGAGCTCGTCACCTGCGGAGACCGCGGCGATCACCGCCTCCTCGTCACCGCTGCGGGCGACATCTCGCCCGCCCCATCCAGGGAAGCACCCGAAGAGCACGCCGCTTCCGCAGCCTCCGCGACCGGTGATCCTGCTGAACCCGCCACCGCACGCCGCTCATTCATCGACACCACGCGGACGGACACCCCGTCGACCGGATGGCGAGCAGTCGCCGCCCGCGCAGGCATTCGCGTGTCCGAGTCACCGATGCAGAAGCTGAAGCGGGACGCGGTGGCGTGCGTCTCCCGGCACTGGGCGGGTTCCCGTCTGCTCGCGGTCGTGAACGGGAAAGGTGGAATCGGGAAGACCATGTCGACCGCGATGATCTCCGCCGTGTTCGCCCGCTACGGTGGCGGTAGCGTGCTCGCCTGGGACAACAACGACACCCGCGGCACACTCGGCTGGCGCACCGAACACGGCCTCTACGACACCACCATCCGCGACCTGCTACCCGCGGCCCCCGAGCTCCTCGATCCCGCGGCATCGGTGTCAGACATCGCCCGGTTCGTGCACCACCAGCCCGCCGACCGGTACGACGTCCTTCGCTCCAACCCCGAACTGCTCGCCGCCGACCAGCGCATAGCGACTGCCGAGTTCGACCTACTGACCCGCGTCGCGACGCACTACTACCGTCTCGTGATCTTCGATTCCGGCAATGACGAATCCGCCGACCGGTGGCTGCGGATGATCGACTACTCCCACCAGCTGATCATCCCCACTCTCCCGTCCGCCGACTCTGCCGAATCCGCCGCGCTCCTCCTCGAAGCCCTGAAGAACCGCGATGAGCACTCTGCCGACCTCGCCGCGAACGCGGTCGTCGTCGTCACCCAACCCGAACCCGGCTCCCGGCGAGAATCAGTACGGATCGCCCACGCGTTCGCCGGGCAAGTGCGGGTAGTAGGAGTCATCCCCTTCGACCCCGCCCTCAAAAGCGGCGCCCTGCGCTTCGATGCCCTCCGCACCCGCACCCGCGACGCGTGGATCCTCGTCGCCGCCAACGCCGCCATCGGACTCGACTGA
- a CDS encoding TraM recognition domain-containing protein produces the protein MNNRWAGKGVAGVLAAIFLLSLLFAIVAEAVTHTVCGARPAPASIFAGIALAVTGDPGGYAALAGCAIPVTAIRVLDLVAVLLVLAVIAGGVIGYRWYRESDRAFIADLRSRPGFAPASEIRQHLSSAAVLRRAAQLRPDLEHPQPADVGWRVGRSRGRDVYVSIEDSVALEGPPRSGKGYRVLISAILDWSGPLITTSTTNDNLTATMRPRTRRGAVHVFDPQGLSGIRHPLKVSPLPGCEDPLVAMQRGTAIITGTALGASTTNGEWAHASGVVLGRLLHAAAVGERTIEDVYDWGSSPALARTAVDILRSDGAPGWGDNLEATISGDEKLVSSIWFGVQGAVAPLAVPQIRDALMPRPGDNIFDARAFLDDANTLYLLGSSSGAAAMGGFLGSLLDDIVEVARARALSSPGSRLTRPLGLILDEIVNMFRWGGLPRVMADGGGRGICTFVVLQALSQAETAWSRAEADTIWAAATAKVLLGGASHVAHLRDIETLLGTRDARRTERSWDTNQAGHHTAERQDRLPLMSADEIRRMPETLGLLAYRNRRGVLLDLAGWDERRDAADVTRGKQQTEAEQRSVFHDIHHRDAVNGPEEPVAAEDVSEAVRDE, from the coding sequence ATGAACAACCGGTGGGCCGGAAAGGGTGTCGCGGGGGTCCTCGCCGCGATCTTCCTGCTCAGCCTCCTGTTCGCGATCGTCGCCGAGGCGGTGACGCACACCGTCTGCGGCGCCCGCCCTGCGCCGGCCAGCATATTCGCCGGCATCGCCCTCGCTGTCACCGGCGACCCCGGTGGGTATGCGGCACTGGCCGGCTGCGCGATACCTGTCACCGCCATCCGGGTTCTGGATCTCGTCGCCGTGCTCCTGGTGCTTGCGGTCATCGCGGGTGGGGTGATCGGGTACCGGTGGTACCGGGAATCGGATCGGGCGTTCATCGCCGACCTGCGCTCCCGTCCCGGGTTCGCCCCTGCCTCCGAGATCCGCCAGCACCTATCCTCGGCGGCCGTCCTGCGACGCGCCGCGCAGCTGCGCCCGGACCTCGAGCACCCGCAGCCGGCGGACGTGGGGTGGCGGGTCGGGCGCTCCCGCGGCCGCGACGTGTACGTGTCGATCGAAGACTCCGTCGCCCTCGAAGGCCCACCTCGCTCCGGCAAGGGGTACCGGGTGCTGATCTCCGCGATCCTCGATTGGTCCGGGCCCCTCATCACTACCTCCACGACGAACGACAACCTCACCGCGACCATGCGACCCCGCACCCGCCGCGGCGCCGTGCACGTCTTCGACCCGCAAGGCCTCTCCGGCATCCGCCACCCGCTAAAAGTCAGCCCACTCCCCGGCTGCGAAGACCCCCTGGTTGCGATGCAACGCGGCACAGCGATCATCACCGGCACCGCGCTGGGCGCGTCGACAACGAACGGGGAATGGGCGCACGCCTCCGGAGTCGTCCTCGGCCGGCTCTTGCACGCAGCCGCTGTCGGCGAGCGGACCATCGAAGACGTCTATGACTGGGGTTCCAGCCCCGCCCTTGCCCGTACCGCGGTCGACATCCTCCGCTCCGATGGCGCCCCCGGGTGGGGCGACAACTTGGAGGCGACGATCAGCGGGGACGAGAAACTCGTCTCCTCCATCTGGTTCGGTGTCCAAGGTGCCGTCGCGCCCCTCGCCGTCCCTCAGATCCGCGACGCACTCATGCCTCGTCCCGGCGACAACATCTTCGACGCCCGCGCGTTCCTCGACGACGCGAACACTCTCTACCTCCTTGGCTCTTCCTCCGGCGCCGCCGCGATGGGAGGATTCCTCGGCTCGCTCCTCGACGACATCGTCGAAGTCGCCCGTGCCCGCGCTCTCTCATCCCCCGGCTCCAGGCTCACCCGGCCGCTCGGGTTGATCCTCGACGAGATCGTGAACATGTTCCGCTGGGGCGGGCTCCCCCGGGTGATGGCGGACGGCGGCGGACGCGGAATCTGCACCTTCGTCGTCCTGCAAGCCCTCTCCCAGGCCGAGACGGCCTGGTCGCGCGCCGAAGCGGACACGATCTGGGCCGCCGCAACCGCGAAAGTCCTCCTCGGCGGCGCCAGTCATGTCGCCCACCTCCGCGACATCGAGACGCTCCTCGGCACGAGAGATGCCCGCCGCACAGAGCGATCCTGGGACACGAACCAAGCTGGGCACCACACCGCCGAACGGCAGGATCGGCTGCCGTTGATGTCCGCTGACGAGATCCGCCGGATGCCGGAGACCCTGGGGCTGCTCGCCTACCGCAACCGCCGCGGCGTGCTCCTGGACCTCGCTGGCTGGGACGAGCGCCGCGACGCCGCCGACGTCACCCGCGGGAAGCAGCAGACCGAAGCCGAACAACGCAGCGTCTTCCACGACATCCACCACCGCGACGCGGTGAACGGCCCGGAGGAACCCGTCGCGGCGGAGGATGTCTCGGAGGCGGTGAGAGACGAATGA